In Mycobacterium sp. 050128, one genomic interval encodes:
- a CDS encoding VOC family protein, with translation MSTLTWIGVPGNESDWTALGFVVEDDAIRIGRVACVLTGERGWGFDEICARPDALGVPTTVHPPVTGAVHPCGVTHVDHIVYTVRELDTAITALTAVLGAPPRRRFHPRGAQGPEMAFYRVGDGFIEVVAAGTEPALIGLALWSPDPDATVTAIRAAGGPIGDPKPAVQGGRIASVWQGHLDWGLAIMGP, from the coding sequence ATGTCCACCCTGACCTGGATCGGCGTACCCGGTAACGAAAGCGATTGGACCGCACTGGGATTCGTTGTCGAGGATGACGCGATCCGCATCGGGCGGGTGGCCTGTGTGCTGACCGGCGAGCGGGGCTGGGGGTTCGACGAAATCTGCGCGCGGCCCGATGCCCTCGGGGTACCGACGACGGTCCACCCACCGGTGACCGGCGCGGTGCACCCCTGCGGTGTCACCCATGTGGACCACATCGTCTACACGGTGCGCGAATTGGACACTGCCATCACCGCTCTCACTGCGGTGCTGGGCGCACCGCCGCGTCGACGGTTTCACCCGCGGGGTGCCCAAGGACCCGAGATGGCGTTCTACCGCGTCGGGGACGGCTTCATCGAGGTGGTCGCCGCAGGCACCGAGCCGGCACTGATCGGGCTCGCGCTATGGTCTCCGGACCCCGACGCCACCGTCACGGCTATCCGTGCTGCCGGCGGTCCGATCGGTGATCCGAAACCCGCGGTGCAGGGTGGGCGGATCGCCAGCGTATGGCAGGGCCACCTGGACTGGGGCCTGGCCATTATGGGGCCGTGA
- the egtB gene encoding ergothioneine biosynthesis protein EgtB, translating to MADDLERARTRTLRLVDFDDAELRRQYDPLMSPLVWDLAHIGQQEELWLLRGGDPSRPGMLDPSVEGLYDAFEHSRASRADLPLLSPDQARSYCRTVRSAALDALDALPDDPAGERAAFVYAMVVSHENQHDETMLQALNLRPGAALLRDPATLPAGRAGLAGTSVLVPGGPFVLGVDATTDPFSLDNERPSHIVDLPPFRIGRVPVTNGEWQQFIADGGYRERRWWSERGWEHRCGAGLSAPQFWGSDGRTRTRFGYVEEIPADEPVQHVTYFEAEAYAAWAGARLPTEMEWEKACAWDPVTESRRRYPWGAQDPSPEFANLGGTALRPAPVGAYPSGASAYGVEQMLGDVWEWTSSPLRPWPGFVPMIYDRYSEPFFDGDYRILRGGSWAVESAILRPSFRNWDHPIRRQIFSGVRLAWDVPDAGDCG from the coding sequence ATCGCCGACGATCTGGAGCGGGCGCGCACGCGCACGCTGCGGCTCGTCGATTTCGACGACGCCGAACTGCGTCGCCAGTACGACCCGTTGATGAGCCCGCTGGTGTGGGACCTCGCGCACATCGGTCAGCAGGAGGAACTGTGGCTGCTGCGCGGTGGTGACCCGAGTCGCCCGGGGATGCTGGATCCTTCGGTCGAAGGTCTCTACGACGCCTTCGAACACTCCCGCGCCAGTCGCGCCGATTTGCCGCTTCTTTCCCCGGACCAAGCCCGATCTTATTGCCGCACAGTGCGTTCCGCTGCCCTGGATGCGCTGGACGCATTGCCCGACGACCCCGCCGGAGAGCGTGCGGCCTTCGTCTACGCGATGGTGGTCAGCCACGAAAACCAGCACGACGAAACGATGCTGCAGGCGTTGAACCTGCGCCCCGGTGCCGCGCTGCTGCGCGACCCCGCCACCTTGCCCGCGGGCCGGGCGGGCCTGGCCGGGACGTCGGTGCTGGTGCCCGGTGGCCCCTTCGTACTGGGCGTCGACGCCACCACCGACCCGTTCTCGTTGGACAACGAGCGCCCCTCCCACATCGTCGATTTGCCGCCGTTCCGCATCGGCCGGGTCCCGGTCACCAACGGCGAATGGCAACAGTTCATCGCCGACGGCGGCTACCGCGAACGGCGGTGGTGGTCCGAGCGCGGCTGGGAGCACCGCTGCGGCGCGGGGCTTAGCGCGCCGCAATTCTGGGGGTCCGACGGGCGCACCCGCACCCGCTTCGGCTACGTCGAAGAGATTCCGGCCGACGAGCCGGTGCAGCACGTCACCTACTTCGAGGCCGAGGCGTACGCGGCCTGGGCGGGCGCGCGGCTGCCCACCGAAATGGAATGGGAGAAGGCCTGCGCGTGGGACCCCGTCACCGAGTCCCGGCGCCGCTATCCCTGGGGAGCGCAGGACCCGTCGCCGGAGTTCGCCAACCTGGGCGGTACCGCACTGCGGCCGGCACCGGTCGGTGCCTATCCATCCGGGGCGTCGGCCTATGGCGTCGAGCAGATGCTGGGCGACGTCTGGGAGTGGACCAGTTCACCGTTGCGGCCGTGGCCCGGTTTCGTCCCGATGATCTACGACCGCTACTCGGAGCCGTTCTTCGACGGCGACTACCGGATTCTGCGCGGCGGATCGTGGGCCGTCGAATCCGCGATCCTGCGGCCCAGTTTCCGCAACTGGGACCACCCGATCCGTCGTCAGATCTTCTCCGGAGTACGGCTGGCCTGGGATGTCCCCGACGCGGGGGACTGCGGCTGA
- a CDS encoding sensor domain-containing protein, producing MRISAMAVSVGLGLGAVSGVPIAAARPSDPGVVSYAVLGKGSVGNIVGGPMGWEAVFTAPVQGFFVDLADCNNWADIGLPDVYNDPDLASFNGATSQTSANDQTHLVKQAVGVFATNDAADRAFHRLVDRTGGCSGQTTTMHLDNGQTQVWSFAGVPATATDANWTKQEAGTDRRCFNQTRLRENVLLQAKVCQSGNAGPAVNVLAGAMQNALGQ from the coding sequence ATGCGGATCTCCGCTATGGCGGTAAGCGTCGGTCTGGGCTTGGGGGCGGTTTCGGGCGTGCCCATCGCGGCGGCCCGTCCATCCGATCCCGGGGTGGTCTCGTATGCGGTCCTCGGCAAGGGATCGGTCGGCAATATCGTCGGCGGGCCGATGGGGTGGGAAGCGGTGTTCACCGCACCGGTGCAGGGCTTCTTCGTCGACTTGGCCGACTGCAACAACTGGGCCGACATCGGGCTGCCCGATGTGTACAACGATCCCGACCTGGCGTCCTTCAACGGGGCCACGTCGCAGACCTCGGCCAACGATCAGACGCATCTGGTCAAGCAGGCCGTCGGCGTATTCGCCACCAACGACGCCGCGGACCGGGCATTCCACCGACTGGTGGACCGAACCGGGGGTTGCTCCGGCCAGACCACCACGATGCACCTGGATAACGGGCAGACGCAGGTGTGGTCATTTGCCGGCGTACCGGCCACCGCGACCGACGCCAACTGGACCAAGCAAGAAGCGGGCACCGATCGCCGCTGCTTCAATCAAACCCGGCTGCGCGAAAACGTGTTGCTGCAGGCGAAGGTTTGCCAGTCTGGCAACGCGGGACCCGCGGTCAACGTGCTGGCCGGGGCGATGCAAAACGCACTCGGGCAATAA
- the egtE gene encoding ergothioneine biosynthesis PLP-dependent enzyme EgtE: MSDGGSLADRWREARPPVAGLHLDSAACSRQSYAAIDAAAQHARHEAEVGGYVAAQAAAPTLDAGRAAFAALAGMTDAEVVYTTGSLHALDLLLGSWPADRRRLACLPGEYGPNLAVMAAHGFDRQLLPALEDGRLALDDAAYALEEDPPDFVHLTPVASHSGVVQPISMIAKLCRELGLPLVIDAAQALAQVDCAVGADATYSSSRKWIAGPRGVGFLAVQPDLMQRLHPRLSAPEWSGSFSVAQQLEFGEANVAARVGVSVALGEHLAFGPDAVRARLAELGSISRTTLADVPGWVVIEEVEEPSAITTLAPVDGVDPQVVREWLLAERRILTTYAGVQRAPLEMTAPRLRISPHADTTADDLEIFAEALIAATAATAT; this comes from the coding sequence GTGAGCGATGGCGGGTCGCTGGCCGACCGATGGCGGGAGGCCCGCCCACCCGTAGCCGGTTTACACCTGGACAGCGCCGCCTGTTCGCGCCAGAGTTACGCGGCCATCGACGCCGCCGCGCAGCATGCCCGCCACGAGGCGGAGGTCGGCGGATATGTGGCCGCGCAGGCCGCGGCGCCGACGCTCGACGCCGGGCGAGCCGCGTTCGCCGCGCTAGCCGGGATGACCGACGCCGAGGTCGTCTACACCACGGGATCGCTGCACGCGCTGGATCTGCTGCTGGGCAGCTGGCCCGCCGACCGCCGGAGGTTGGCCTGCCTGCCCGGCGAATACGGACCCAACCTCGCCGTGATGGCGGCCCACGGATTCGACCGGCAGTTGTTGCCGGCCCTCGAGGATGGCCGGCTGGCGCTCGACGACGCGGCCTACGCCCTGGAGGAAGACCCGCCCGATTTCGTCCACCTGACCCCGGTGGCCAGCCATAGCGGTGTCGTGCAACCGATTTCGATGATCGCGAAACTGTGCCGAGAGTTGGGACTGCCGCTGGTGATCGACGCCGCCCAGGCGCTGGCCCAGGTCGACTGCGCGGTCGGCGCCGACGCCACCTACTCCTCGTCGCGCAAATGGATCGCCGGTCCGCGTGGGGTGGGCTTCCTGGCGGTGCAGCCCGACCTGATGCAGCGGCTCCATCCCCGACTGTCCGCACCGGAGTGGTCCGGGTCGTTCTCGGTGGCCCAGCAGCTCGAGTTCGGCGAAGCCAATGTCGCTGCGCGCGTCGGAGTTTCGGTGGCGCTGGGCGAGCATCTGGCGTTCGGGCCCGACGCGGTGCGTGCGCGCCTGGCCGAACTCGGCAGCATCAGCCGGACGACGCTGGCAGACGTGCCGGGGTGGGTGGTGATCGAAGAGGTCGAAGAGCCAAGTGCCATCACCACGTTGGCGCCGGTCGACGGCGTCGACCCGCAGGTGGTACGGGAATGGCTGCTCGCCGAGCGGCGAATCCTGACCACCTACGCCGGCGTGCAGCGGGCGCCACTCGAGATGACCGCGCCGCGGCTGCGGATCTCGCCGCACGCGGACACCACCGCCGACGATCTGGAAATCTTCGCCGAAGCGCTGATCGCCGCGACGGCCGCAACGGCCACCTGA
- a CDS encoding catalase, protein MTERFTTTDAGIAAPSDDQSLTVGPDGPILLQDHYLIEQMAQFNRERIPERQPHAKGGGAFGHFEVTNDVSQYTRAAVFQPGTKTEMLARFSTVAGERGSPDTWRDPRGFALKFYTSEGNFDMVGNNTPVFFMRDPLKFQHFIRSQKRLQASNVRDHNMQWDFWSLSPESAHQVTWLMGDRGIPKTWRNMNGYSSHTYSWINAGGEIFWVKYHFITDQGVEFLTQEDADQLAGADGDYHQRDLYESIESGNFPSWTLKMQIMPYEDAKTYRFNPFDLTKVWPHGDYPLIDVGKMTLNRNVTDYHTEIEQAAFEPNNTVPGTGLSPDKMLQARGFSYSDAHRARLGANYRQIPVNEPKVEVNSYSKDGAMRMKNASDPVYAPNSYGGPHADPQRAAEIRWHADGDMVRAAYTLHAEDDDFGQAGTMVREVLDDEARDRLAHNIIGHVSKGVKEPVLSRVFEYWRNVDPDLGKKVEEGIRSQ, encoded by the coding sequence ATGACGGAGCGCTTCACCACGACCGATGCGGGCATTGCCGCGCCCAGTGACGACCAGTCGTTGACGGTCGGCCCCGACGGTCCGATCCTGCTGCAGGATCACTACTTGATCGAGCAGATGGCGCAGTTCAATCGGGAACGCATCCCGGAGCGTCAACCGCACGCCAAGGGTGGCGGCGCCTTCGGTCATTTCGAGGTGACCAACGACGTCAGCCAGTACACCAGGGCCGCGGTGTTCCAGCCCGGCACCAAAACCGAGATGCTGGCCAGGTTTTCGACCGTGGCCGGCGAACGCGGCAGCCCAGACACCTGGCGGGACCCACGCGGATTCGCGCTGAAGTTCTACACGTCCGAGGGCAACTTCGACATGGTTGGCAACAACACCCCCGTGTTCTTCATGCGCGACCCGCTCAAGTTCCAACACTTCATCCGGTCGCAGAAACGCTTGCAGGCCAGCAACGTTCGCGACCACAACATGCAGTGGGACTTCTGGAGTCTGTCGCCGGAATCCGCGCACCAGGTGACCTGGCTGATGGGCGACCGCGGAATCCCCAAGACCTGGCGGAATATGAACGGCTACAGCAGCCACACCTACAGCTGGATCAACGCCGGCGGTGAAATCTTCTGGGTGAAGTATCACTTCATCACCGATCAGGGCGTCGAGTTCCTGACCCAGGAGGACGCCGACCAATTGGCCGGTGCGGACGGCGATTACCACCAGCGGGACCTCTACGAGTCGATCGAGAGTGGCAACTTCCCGAGCTGGACGCTGAAGATGCAGATCATGCCGTACGAGGATGCCAAGACCTACCGGTTCAACCCGTTCGACCTCACCAAGGTGTGGCCGCACGGCGACTACCCGCTGATCGACGTCGGCAAGATGACGTTGAACCGCAACGTCACGGACTACCACACCGAGATCGAGCAGGCCGCGTTCGAGCCGAATAACACCGTGCCCGGCACCGGTCTCAGCCCGGACAAGATGCTGCAGGCTCGTGGCTTCTCCTACTCCGACGCGCATCGCGCCCGGTTGGGGGCCAACTACCGGCAGATTCCGGTCAACGAACCGAAGGTGGAGGTCAACAGCTACTCCAAAGACGGCGCGATGCGGATGAAGAATGCGTCGGATCCGGTGTATGCGCCCAACTCCTACGGCGGCCCGCACGCGGACCCGCAGCGCGCCGCGGAGATCCGTTGGCATGCCGACGGAGACATGGTCCGGGCGGCCTACACGCTGCACGCCGAGGACGACGACTTCGGGCAGGCCGGCACGATGGTGCGTGAGGTTCTCGATGACGAGGCCCGAGACCGATTGGCCCACAACATCATTGGGCACGTATCCAAGGGCGTCAAAGAACCGGTGCTGTCCCGGGTCTTCGAGTACTGGCGCAACGTCGACCCCGATCTCGGTAAGAAGGTCGAGGAGGGAATTCGGTCTCAATAG
- the egtD gene encoding L-histidine N(alpha)-methyltransferase — protein sequence MTLTLSNHLAADSAYHALRRDAFDGLQRTPKSLPPKWFYDSVGSELFDQITRLPEYYPTRAEAEILRGRAAEIASASAADTLVELGSGTSEKTRLLLDALHGRGSLRRYVPFDVDSTILSTAAAAIQQEYAGVEIKAVCGDFEEHLGEIPSGGRRLFVFLGSTIGNLTPGPRAEFLKSLADVMQPDDTLLLGTDLVKDTGRLLRAYDDSAGVTARFNRNVLAVVNRELDADFDVDAFRHVARWNADEERIEMWLRTDRAQTVKVGALDLTVEFAAGEELLTEVSSKFHPGGVSAELAGAGLRRVRWWTDAAGDFGLSLAVK from the coding sequence ATGACACTGACGTTGTCCAACCATCTCGCCGCCGACTCGGCGTACCACGCATTGCGCCGCGACGCATTCGACGGTCTGCAGCGCACGCCGAAGTCCTTGCCGCCCAAGTGGTTTTACGATTCGGTGGGCAGTGAGCTTTTCGATCAGATCACCCGCTTGCCGGAGTATTACCCGACGCGGGCCGAGGCGGAGATCCTGCGCGGCCGGGCCGCCGAAATCGCCTCGGCCAGCGCGGCCGACACCCTGGTCGAACTCGGCAGTGGCACCTCGGAGAAGACTCGTCTGCTGCTGGACGCGCTGCACGGCCGCGGATCGCTGCGCCGTTACGTACCGTTCGACGTTGACTCGACGATCTTGTCGACCGCGGCGGCCGCCATCCAGCAAGAGTATGCGGGCGTCGAAATCAAAGCTGTCTGCGGCGATTTCGAGGAGCACCTCGGCGAGATTCCCAGCGGCGGCCGGCGCCTGTTCGTGTTTCTCGGGTCGACGATCGGCAACCTCACGCCCGGCCCGCGCGCCGAATTCCTCAAGTCCCTCGCCGACGTGATGCAACCCGACGACACCCTGCTGCTGGGCACTGACCTGGTCAAGGACACCGGTCGGTTGTTGCGCGCCTACGACGACTCAGCCGGAGTGACGGCCCGGTTCAACCGCAATGTGCTCGCGGTCGTCAACCGGGAACTCGACGCCGATTTCGATGTCGACGCCTTCCGGCACGTGGCGCGCTGGAACGCCGACGAGGAACGCATCGAGATGTGGTTGCGAACCGACCGGGCGCAGACGGTCAAGGTCGGTGCTCTCGACCTGACCGTCGAGTTCGCTGCCGGCGAGGAGCTGCTCACCGAGGTGTCGAGCAAGTTCCACCCGGGTGGAGTGAGCGCCGAATTGGCTGGCGCGGGACTGCGTCGTGTTCGGTGGTGGACCGATGCCGCAGGCGATTTCGGGTTGTCGTTAGCAGTCAAGTGA
- the egtA gene encoding ergothioneine biosynthesis glutamate--cysteine ligase EgtA: MTLAALTAAASQLDAARPADAELASSEEAAQYIADGCLIDGPLGRVGLEMEAHCVDPVDPYRRPGWDEITEVIDQLPPLPAGSAVTVEPGGAVELSGPPGDGVVAAIEAMKNDQAVLRKAFANAGLGLVFLGADPLRAPKRVNPGARYRAMEEFFAASNSAEAGAAMMTSTASVQVNLDAGPQAGWAARVRLAHALGPTMIAIAANSPMLGGDFSGWVSTRQWVWGQMDSARCGPILGASGDDPGTDWARYALKAPVMMVHNPEVPNFRALTHYMSFADWADGSARLCDRRPTLADLDYHLTTLFPPVRPRQWLEIRYLDSAPDAYWPAIAFTLAALLDDPVAADAAAAAVEPVATAWDNAARLGLSDRRLHEAAISCVAIAAAKAPPELTDAMERLIRAVERGRCPGDDFSDQVIDQGIAATVSQLAQGGL, from the coding sequence ATGACGCTCGCCGCTCTCACCGCCGCGGCCTCGCAGCTAGATGCCGCCCGCCCGGCCGACGCCGAGTTGGCCAGTTCCGAGGAAGCCGCCCAGTACATCGCCGATGGCTGCTTGATCGACGGCCCGCTGGGGCGGGTCGGTCTGGAGATGGAGGCGCATTGCGTCGACCCGGTCGATCCCTACCGACGGCCGGGCTGGGACGAAATCACCGAGGTCATCGACCAGCTACCGCCACTGCCCGCGGGCAGTGCGGTGACCGTGGAGCCGGGTGGCGCGGTTGAGCTGTCCGGCCCGCCGGGGGACGGCGTCGTCGCCGCCATCGAAGCGATGAAAAACGACCAGGCCGTGCTGCGCAAAGCGTTCGCCAATGCCGGGCTGGGCCTGGTCTTTCTGGGCGCTGACCCGCTGCGGGCGCCCAAGCGCGTCAATCCGGGCGCGCGCTATCGCGCGATGGAGGAGTTCTTCGCCGCCAGCAACTCCGCCGAGGCGGGTGCCGCGATGATGACGTCGACCGCCTCGGTTCAGGTCAACCTGGACGCCGGGCCGCAGGCAGGCTGGGCGGCGCGGGTCCGGCTGGCGCACGCGCTGGGCCCCACGATGATCGCGATCGCCGCCAACTCCCCGATGCTGGGCGGCGACTTCTCCGGGTGGGTGTCCACGCGGCAGTGGGTGTGGGGCCAGATGGACTCCGCGCGCTGCGGGCCCATCCTGGGCGCCAGCGGTGACGACCCCGGCACCGACTGGGCGCGCTACGCGCTGAAGGCGCCGGTGATGATGGTGCACAACCCGGAGGTCCCGAACTTTAGAGCGCTCACCCACTACATGTCCTTCGCCGATTGGGCGGACGGCTCGGCGCGGCTCTGCGACCGCCGGCCCACCCTCGCCGATCTCGACTATCACCTGACCACGCTGTTCCCGCCGGTGCGTCCCAGACAATGGCTGGAAATCCGCTACCTCGACAGCGCACCGGACGCCTACTGGCCCGCGATCGCATTCACGCTGGCCGCGCTGCTCGACGACCCGGTCGCGGCCGACGCCGCCGCCGCGGCGGTCGAACCGGTGGCCACCGCGTGGGACAACGCGGCCCGGCTCGGCCTCAGTGACCGGCGTTTGCACGAGGCCGCCATCTCCTGTGTGGCGATCGCGGCCGCGAAGGCGCCGCCCGAGCTCACCGACGCGATGGAACGGCTGATCCGCGCCGTCGAGCGGGGCCGATGTCCCGGCGATGACTTCTCCGACCAGGTGATCGACCAAGGCATCGCGGCCACCGTGTCGCAGTTGGCGCAAGGGGGCTTGTGA
- the egtC gene encoding ergothioneine biosynthesis protein EgtC: MCRHLGWLGADVSVSSLILDPPFGLRVQSYSPRRQKHGLMNADGWGVGFFDRSSGGLPEGGVPRRWRSTAPLWGDTSLESVAPALRSGCVVAAVRSATVGMPLDVSATAPFTDGQWLLSHNGVVDRSVLPMTATAESVCDSAMLAATIFSLGLDVLGATIAQIGTLDPNARLNILAANGSRMLATAWGDTLAILRRDDGVVLASEPYNDDSEWEDVPDHHLVEVSTKGVTMTPLDEPKGF; this comes from the coding sequence ATGTGCCGTCACCTCGGCTGGCTCGGCGCCGACGTCAGCGTCTCCTCGCTGATCCTCGATCCGCCGTTCGGCCTGCGCGTGCAGTCGTATTCCCCGCGCCGCCAAAAGCACGGCCTGATGAACGCCGACGGGTGGGGCGTCGGGTTTTTCGATCGTTCGTCTGGAGGCCTTCCAGAAGGCGGGGTACCGCGGCGCTGGCGCAGCACCGCGCCGCTGTGGGGCGACACGTCGTTGGAATCGGTCGCGCCCGCGCTGCGCAGCGGCTGCGTGGTGGCCGCGGTGCGCTCGGCGACCGTCGGCATGCCGCTCGATGTCAGCGCGACGGCGCCGTTCACCGACGGACAGTGGCTGCTGTCGCACAACGGCGTCGTCGATCGCAGCGTCCTGCCCATGACCGCGACGGCCGAATCCGTTTGCGACAGTGCGATGTTGGCGGCCACCATATTCTCGCTGGGGCTCGATGTGCTCGGCGCGACCATCGCGCAGATCGGCACCCTGGACCCCAACGCCCGGCTTAACATCTTGGCCGCCAACGGTTCTCGAATGCTGGCCACCGCCTGGGGGGACACCCTGGCCATCCTGCGCCGCGACGACGGTGTGGTGCTGGCCAGCGAGCCCTACAACGACGACTCCGAATGGGAGGACGTACCCGACCACCACCTTGTCGAAGTGAGCACTAAAGGCGTAACGATGACCCCGCTGGACGAGCCGAAAGGATTTTGA